A genomic region of Desulfuromonas sp. TF contains the following coding sequences:
- a CDS encoding DUF2892 domain-containing protein produces the protein MTIHRYLRLIAGFFILLSLLLAFVHSPHWLWFTAFVGLNLLQSAFTDWCPMMTILRSLGVREN, from the coding sequence ATGACCATTCATCGGTATCTGCGCCTGATCGCCGGCTTTTTCATTCTGCTCAGCCTGCTGCTGGCATTCGTCCATTCACCCCACTGGCTGTGGTTCACGGCCTTCGTGGGGCTCAATCTCCTGCAGAGCGCCTTCACCGACTGGTGCCCGATGATGACGATTCTGCGAAGTCTGGGCGTAAGGGAAAATTGA